The sequence below is a genomic window from Gossypium hirsutum isolate 1008001.06 chromosome A11, Gossypium_hirsutum_v2.1, whole genome shotgun sequence.
ACAATAATCATGGTGATGCAAAAGTGGTCCTATATTTGGATAAGGATTAAACACTTTAACAATCTTGAGTCTTTTCGTAACTAGATCACGACCAAACCCCAATTGTTGTTGTTGCTGTGGAAAATTAATAGCGACTTGGAATGGATTTGTAACGGGAGAAAATGAATCCACATCACTTTGATGCAAAATTCGGTGTTGTCTTGTGCTAGGGTTAAGAACAATGATTTTAAAACGTCCAAGAAAACAAAGGATGCCATCACAGGAATTCAACATGTGATAGCCATCATGTGGAACATCATCCATCCGTTGGTGACGATAAGGGATTCTAGTATCTGGTAATGAAATTCCATTGATGACCATGGAAGCTATAACTATGTGCTTTGTGGCTCTATCAATTTTAAAATAGGCAGTAAGAAATCGAGGATCCTTTTTCCTTTGGTTTGAAAGATATTGATCGGTGAAGTGAGGATGGGTGATGAGCCTAAACCATTGCTTGGAGACACACTTGAATCTCAATAAAGACTTGACGGTAAGTTTCCCCAATATTTCTACTATCAAAAAATAAGGAACTCCATGATTCATCTCTCTCCACCTTTTTCTACCACTAATGTTAATAATCCcttctaggtttttttttttttttggttattaaaTCGGCTTTCAATGTATATAAAACGAGGAGAGGAGAAGAAGACTAATTGCAGTTAAATTATTCGTACTAGAAAGGATAGACTTGTAGCTATCATAATATTCTTAAACCATTTAAACtttcatatatgtatttatatgtataaattattagCTAGCTAGCCGTAATGAAACTCAAATTTCAacgaagaaacaaaataaaagaaaacccaGGGAACCCCccccagaaaaaaaaaaaaaaaaccatcgcGGCCGACTCCTCCCCGAGTGGCTATTACTTTGTTTGAGGAACTCCCTTGACTCGCCATTACT
It includes:
- the LOC107956130 gene encoding F-box/LRR-repeat/kelch-repeat protein At1g09650, producing MNHGVPYFLIVEILGKLTVKSLLRFKCVSKQWFRLITHPHFTDQYLSNQRKKDPRFLTAYFKIDRATKHIVIASMVINGISLPDTRIPYRHQRMDDVPHDGYHMLNSCDGILCFLGRFKIIVLNPSTRQHRILHQSDVDSFSPVTNPFQVAINFPQQQQQLGFGRDLVTKRLKIVKVFNPYPNIGPLLHHHDYCEIFTLRSNPKVFWNYIGKIPYKFDVSSPCVYVDGAIYWFTDDIYHLEKTEVIIMLDLNMEKFQSIPHPSCCSNRQRRTMQLGSLRESLCLAQQVSDCELNIWIMEKEKSPLVTWEKLYCIKLLSNDL